A portion of the Tenacibaculum todarodis genome contains these proteins:
- a CDS encoding oxidoreductase gives MSTEKKVWFITGVSSGLGKQLAKEVLSQGQIVVGTFRKQEQVTAFNNESPGNSFGVLIDVANTQMIIDGVKTIFDKFGKIDVVVNNAGYGIMGSVEEISDAEVRRQFEVNVFGVLTTIREVLPQMRKQRSGHIINITSIAGRVGSQGLGIYNGSKFALEGIGEALAAELKPLNIKVTNVEPGPFRTEWAGSSAAYDNTKIEDYESTVGERIRGLQNLSGNQPGNPVKAADAIYKLAQLEEAPVHLPLGKIAYEVFGNVNNGLIEELAKFEHLGKECDFE, from the coding sequence ATGAGTACAGAAAAAAAAGTTTGGTTTATTACTGGTGTATCATCAGGATTAGGTAAACAATTAGCTAAAGAAGTATTATCGCAAGGACAAATTGTTGTAGGAACTTTTAGAAAACAAGAACAAGTAACCGCATTTAATAATGAAAGTCCAGGAAATTCTTTTGGAGTACTTATAGATGTTGCTAATACACAAATGATTATTGATGGTGTTAAAACCATTTTTGATAAATTCGGAAAAATAGATGTAGTTGTTAATAATGCCGGTTATGGTATTATGGGAAGTGTTGAAGAAATTTCTGACGCAGAAGTAAGAAGACAGTTTGAAGTAAACGTTTTTGGTGTTTTAACTACTATTAGAGAAGTTTTACCACAAATGCGTAAACAACGTTCGGGGCATATTATAAACATAACTTCTATTGCAGGACGTGTTGGTTCTCAGGGTTTAGGAATCTATAATGGTTCTAAATTTGCTTTAGAAGGTATTGGAGAAGCTTTAGCGGCAGAATTAAAGCCTTTAAATATTAAGGTAACTAATGTTGAGCCAGGACCATTTAGAACAGAATGGGCAGGAAGTTCAGCTGCTTACGATAATACTAAAATTGAAGATTACGAAAGTACTGTTGGAGAACGCATTAGAGGTTTACAAAACTTAAGTGGTAACCAACCAGGTAATCCAGTAAAAGCAGCAGATGCAATTTATAAATTAGCACAATTAGAAGAAGCTCCAGTACACTTACCATTAGGTAAAATTGCTTACGAAGTTTTCGGAAATGTAAATAATGGCTTAATTGAAGAGTTAGCTAAGTTTGAACACTTAGGTAAAGAATGTGATTTTGAATAA
- a CDS encoding fumarate reductase/succinate dehydrogenase flavoprotein subunit gives MALDSKVPKGPLKDKWTDYKNHIDLVNPANKRNIDVIVVGTGLAGGSASATLAELGYNVKAFAYQDSPRRAHSIAAQGGINAAKNYQGDGDSFYRLFYDTVKGGDYRSREANVYRLAQVSANIIDQCVAQGVPFARDYGGLLDNRSFGGVLVSRTFYAKGQTGQQLLLGAYSAMNRQIARGKIEMFNRHEMLDVVKVGGKARGIIARNLVTGEIERHSAHAVVIASGGYGNVYFLSTNAMGSNATAAWKIHKKGAYFANPCYTQIHPTCIPRSGDYQSKLTLMSESLRNDGRIWVPKSMDDVMAIREGRKKPTDLSEDERDYYLERRYPAFGNLVPRDVASRAAKERCDAGYGVNATGEAVYLDFKSAISRYGKEQAKLQHITNPSEAKVYELGQAIVEAKYGNLFQMYEKIVDENPYKTPMMIYPATHYTMGGVWVDYNLMTTVDGLYCIGEANFSDHGANRLGASALMQGLADGYFVLPYTIGDYLSNDIRTGKISTETPEFTAAENEVKERIDFFINNKGEHSVDYYHKKLGKIMWEKCGMARNEQGLKEAMAEIKALREDFWKNVTVPGDANEMNPELEKAGRVADFLELGELFAKDALNRNESCGGHFREESVELDGLQKGEAKRNDEEYAYVSAWEYKGEPADAVLHKEELEFNDIELKQRSYK, from the coding sequence ATGGCTTTAGATTCAAAAGTACCAAAAGGTCCATTAAAAGATAAATGGACAGATTATAAAAATCATATTGATTTAGTAAATCCTGCCAACAAACGTAACATAGATGTTATTGTAGTTGGAACAGGTTTAGCAGGTGGTTCTGCTTCTGCAACTTTAGCAGAATTAGGCTACAATGTTAAAGCATTTGCTTATCAAGATTCTCCACGTAGAGCGCATTCAATTGCTGCTCAAGGAGGTATTAACGCTGCCAAGAACTATCAAGGAGATGGAGATTCTTTTTACCGATTGTTTTACGATACCGTAAAAGGTGGAGATTATCGTTCTCGTGAAGCAAACGTTTATCGTTTAGCGCAAGTTTCTGCAAATATTATTGACCAATGTGTTGCACAAGGAGTTCCTTTTGCACGTGATTATGGTGGTTTATTAGACAACCGTTCTTTTGGTGGAGTTTTAGTTTCTAGAACTTTTTACGCTAAAGGACAAACTGGTCAACAATTATTATTAGGAGCATATTCAGCAATGAATCGTCAAATTGCTCGTGGAAAGATTGAAATGTTCAATCGTCACGAAATGTTAGACGTTGTTAAGGTTGGTGGAAAAGCTCGTGGAATTATAGCACGTAACTTAGTTACAGGAGAAATCGAACGTCACTCTGCACACGCAGTAGTTATTGCTTCTGGTGGATACGGAAATGTATATTTCTTATCAACCAATGCAATGGGTTCTAACGCAACTGCAGCTTGGAAAATTCATAAAAAAGGAGCGTATTTCGCAAATCCTTGTTATACTCAGATTCACCCAACGTGTATTCCTCGTTCGGGAGATTATCAATCTAAACTGACATTAATGTCAGAATCATTAAGAAATGATGGTCGTATTTGGGTTCCTAAAAGTATGGACGATGTAATGGCAATTAGAGAAGGTCGTAAAAAACCAACTGATTTGTCTGAAGATGAAAGAGATTACTATTTAGAAAGAAGATATCCTGCATTTGGTAACTTAGTTCCACGTGATGTTGCCTCAAGAGCAGCAAAAGAGCGTTGTGATGCTGGTTACGGAGTAAATGCAACTGGAGAAGCTGTGTATTTAGATTTTAAATCAGCTATTTCTCGTTACGGAAAAGAGCAAGCAAAATTACAACACATAACAAATCCTTCGGAAGCGAAAGTATACGAATTAGGACAAGCTATTGTGGAGGCTAAATATGGAAACTTATTCCAGATGTATGAGAAAATTGTTGATGAAAATCCATACAAAACGCCAATGATGATTTATCCTGCAACACACTATACAATGGGTGGAGTTTGGGTAGATTATAACTTAATGACAACTGTAGATGGATTGTATTGTATTGGTGAAGCAAACTTCTCTGATCATGGTGCAAACCGTTTAGGAGCTTCTGCATTAATGCAAGGTTTAGCAGACGGTTATTTCGTATTACCATATACAATTGGAGATTATTTATCTAATGATATTCGTACTGGAAAAATTTCAACGGAAACGCCAGAGTTTACAGCAGCAGAAAATGAAGTTAAAGAACGTATCGATTTCTTCATCAATAATAAAGGAGAACATTCTGTAGATTATTACCACAAGAAATTAGGAAAAATTATGTGGGAAAAATGTGGAATGGCACGTAACGAACAAGGTTTAAAAGAAGCTATGGCAGAAATTAAGGCTTTACGTGAAGATTTTTGGAAAAACGTAACTGTTCCTGGTGATGCTAACGAAATGAATCCTGAATTAGAAAAAGCTGGTAGAGTAGCAGATTTCTTAGAATTAGGAGAGTTATTTGCGAAGGATGCATTAAATAGAAACGAATCTTGTGGGGGTCACTTTAGAGAAGAATCTGTTGAATTAGACGGATTACAAAAAGGTGAAGCAAAGCGTAATGATGAAGAGTATGCGTATGTTTCTGCTTGGGAATATAAAGGAGAACCTGCAGACGCAGTTTTACACAAAGAAGAATTAGAGTTTAACGATATTGAATTAAAACAACGTTCATACAAATAA
- a CDS encoding Ig-like domain-containing protein, protein MKNVSKILLFSLMVLALYDCARKGRPEGGPKDEAAPILVTANPPNETIKFNKKKIRLYFDEYIVLKDLNKQLVVSPPMKNPPLITPQGTPSKYINIEILDTLKQNTTYTFNFGNAVQDNNENNKLESFKYVFSTGDYIDSLTLKGVVRDALVEDLAKSTSVLLYKLDSTFTDSIIYKKKPLYVSNTLDSNNYQFTNLQKGNYLLLALKEENNNYIFSSKTDKIAFSIDTISLPRDSVVNKELVLFKELQPYKFKRGKEVTKGRIQFGFEGEKTEMKINLLSEVPENFKAFTQFEKGKDTLNYWFTPIEQDSLNFIVSNTNIKDTTTVFLRKKKIDSLNVLASANGNLHLNDTLFFNTNNPIVKTDDTKFSLVDKDTVAVKFQLKKEAINKYVFHFNKEPSNKYTVKVLPNAFTDIYNTTNDSIKLSLKTKAIDDYGSIILEIENQTESPIILELLSKSKEVVSKKYIKDLNKVEFSLLEPQTYTVRAIIDTNKNNKWDTGDFLQKFQPEQIIYFDKELKIRANWVVNETFTIK, encoded by the coding sequence GTGAAAAACGTTTCAAAAATTTTACTTTTCTCTTTAATGGTTCTTGCATTGTATGATTGTGCTAGAAAAGGAAGGCCTGAAGGTGGTCCAAAAGATGAAGCTGCACCCATTTTGGTAACTGCAAATCCGCCAAACGAAACTATTAAATTCAACAAGAAAAAGATTAGACTTTATTTTGATGAATATATTGTTCTAAAGGATTTAAATAAACAATTGGTTGTTTCTCCACCAATGAAAAATCCGCCGTTGATAACACCTCAAGGAACTCCAAGTAAATATATTAATATTGAAATTTTAGACACACTAAAACAAAATACTACCTACACTTTTAACTTTGGTAATGCAGTACAAGACAATAACGAGAATAACAAGTTAGAGAGTTTTAAATATGTTTTTTCTACGGGAGATTATATAGATTCATTAACCTTAAAAGGTGTGGTTAGAGACGCATTAGTAGAAGATTTAGCTAAAAGCACAAGTGTTTTATTGTATAAGTTAGATTCTACTTTTACAGATTCTATCATTTATAAAAAGAAACCCCTGTATGTTTCTAACACGTTAGATTCTAACAATTATCAATTTACTAATTTACAAAAAGGGAACTATTTGTTATTAGCACTTAAGGAAGAAAATAACAACTATATTTTTAGCTCAAAAACAGATAAAATTGCCTTTTCTATAGATACTATTTCTTTACCTAGAGATAGTGTTGTAAATAAAGAATTAGTGCTATTTAAAGAACTACAACCGTATAAATTTAAACGCGGTAAAGAAGTAACTAAAGGTAGAATTCAATTTGGTTTTGAAGGAGAAAAAACTGAAATGAAAATTAACCTTTTATCTGAAGTGCCTGAAAATTTTAAGGCTTTTACCCAATTTGAAAAAGGTAAAGACACTTTAAATTATTGGTTTACACCTATTGAACAAGATTCTTTAAATTTTATTGTTTCTAACACTAATATTAAAGACACGACAACTGTTTTTCTTCGTAAGAAAAAAATAGATTCTTTAAATGTTTTAGCGTCAGCAAATGGCAATTTACACTTAAACGACACCTTGTTTTTTAATACAAACAACCCAATTGTAAAAACAGATGACACTAAGTTTTCTTTGGTTGATAAAGATACTGTAGCGGTAAAATTTCAACTAAAAAAAGAAGCAATAAATAAATACGTTTTCCATTTCAATAAAGAACCATCCAATAAATACACTGTAAAAGTATTACCAAATGCTTTTACTGATATTTATAACACAACAAATGACTCTATCAAGCTTTCACTTAAAACAAAAGCAATTGACGATTATGGAAGCATAATTTTAGAAATTGAAAATCAAACGGAAAGTCCAATAATTTTAGAGCTTTTATCTAAAAGCAAAGAAGTAGTTTCTAAAAAATATATAAAAGACTTAAATAAAGTTGAATTTTCTTTGTTAGAACCACAAACATATACTGTTCGCGCTATTATAGACACTAATAAAAATAATAAGTGGGATACCGGTGATTTCTTGCAAAAATTTCAACCAGAACAAATTATTTACTTCGACAAAGAATTAAAAATAAGAGCAAATTGGGTTGTAAATGAAACATTTACTATAAAATAA
- a CDS encoding glycine--tRNA ligase — MAKQEDQFKKVLSHAKEYGYVFQSSEIYDGLSAVYDYAQNGVELKKNIRDYWWKAMVQMNENIVGLDASILMHPTVWKASGHVDAFNDPLIDNKDSKKRYRADVLIEDYCAKIEGKINKEVAKAAKRFGDAFNKEEFLATNGRVVGYQEKITTILARMGKSLENEDLADVKLLIEELEIADPVTGSKNWTDVKQFNLMFGTQLGASAEHSTKVYLRPETAQGIFVNFLNVQKTGRMKIPFGIAQTGKAFRNEIVARQFIFRMREFEQMEMQFFIKPGTQKVWYENWKENRMKWHLSLGMGADNYRFHDHDKLAHYADAAADIEFQFPFGFKELEGIHSRTDFDLKQHEEYSGKKLQYFDHEENKNYVPYVVETSIGLDRMFLAVFSNSLQEEALENGTSRTVLKLPAVLAPFKAAVLPLVKKDGLPEVAREILNDLKWDFNVFYDEKDAVGKRYRRQDANGTPFCITVDHQTLEDKTVTIRHRDTMEQSRVAIADLNAIIKAEVDAKAWLQKM; from the coding sequence ATGGCAAAACAAGAAGATCAATTTAAGAAAGTATTATCGCACGCAAAAGAATACGGTTATGTATTTCAATCGTCTGAAATTTATGACGGATTAAGTGCGGTTTACGATTATGCTCAAAACGGAGTAGAGTTAAAGAAAAATATTAGAGATTATTGGTGGAAAGCAATGGTTCAAATGAACGAAAACATTGTTGGTTTAGACGCCTCAATTTTAATGCACCCAACCGTTTGGAAAGCTTCTGGACACGTAGATGCTTTTAACGATCCGTTAATTGATAATAAAGATTCTAAAAAACGTTATAGAGCAGATGTTTTAATAGAAGATTATTGCGCCAAAATTGAAGGAAAAATAAATAAAGAAGTTGCTAAAGCTGCAAAACGTTTTGGTGATGCTTTTAATAAAGAAGAATTTCTTGCAACAAACGGACGTGTTGTTGGATACCAAGAAAAAATCACTACTATTTTAGCAAGAATGGGTAAATCTTTAGAAAATGAAGATTTAGCAGATGTTAAATTATTGATTGAAGAATTAGAAATTGCAGATCCTGTTACAGGTTCTAAAAACTGGACAGACGTTAAGCAATTTAACTTAATGTTTGGAACCCAATTAGGTGCTTCTGCAGAACATTCTACAAAAGTATATTTACGTCCAGAAACAGCACAAGGTATTTTTGTGAATTTCTTGAACGTTCAAAAAACTGGGCGTATGAAAATTCCTTTCGGAATTGCACAAACTGGTAAAGCCTTCAGAAATGAAATTGTTGCAAGACAGTTTATTTTTAGAATGCGTGAGTTTGAACAAATGGAAATGCAGTTTTTTATTAAGCCAGGAACACAAAAAGTTTGGTACGAAAACTGGAAAGAAAACAGAATGAAATGGCATTTATCTTTAGGAATGGGCGCCGATAATTACCGTTTTCATGACCATGATAAATTAGCACATTACGCAGATGCAGCAGCAGATATTGAGTTTCAATTTCCATTCGGATTTAAAGAATTAGAAGGAATACACTCAAGAACAGATTTCGATTTAAAACAACACGAAGAATATTCAGGTAAAAAATTACAATATTTTGACCACGAAGAAAACAAAAATTACGTTCCTTATGTAGTAGAAACTTCAATTGGTTTAGACAGAATGTTTTTAGCTGTTTTCTCTAATTCTTTGCAAGAAGAAGCTTTAGAAAACGGAACATCAAGAACCGTTTTAAAATTACCAGCAGTTTTAGCACCATTTAAAGCAGCGGTTTTACCGTTGGTTAAAAAAGATGGCTTACCAGAAGTTGCACGTGAGATTTTAAACGATTTAAAATGGGATTTTAACGTGTTTTATGACGAAAAAGATGCAGTTGGTAAACGTTACAGAAGACAAGATGCAAACGGAACACCGTTTTGTATTACTGTAGATCATCAAACATTAGAAGATAAAACAGTTACCATACGTCATAGAGATACAATGGAACAAAGCCGTGTTGCAATTGCCGACTTAAATGCTATTATTAAAGCAGAAGTTGATGCGAAAGCATGGTTACAGAAAATGTAA
- a CDS encoding succinate dehydrogenase cytochrome b subunit, protein MGLLKSSIGRKFAMAISALFLMVFLLQHFAINLTSIFPNEGKTFNALSHFMGTNPIVQYAIQPILLIGVIFHFVMGFVLEAKNWSARKISYAKNNGGANSTWMSRNMIWSGLAILAFMVLHFIDFWFPEMNTKFIQGDWSGLHDGELRYFHELQHKFLSPARVVAYVVAFVFLALHLLHGFNSAFQSVGANNKYTKGLKTFSKIYAIGIPVGFIIIALFHHFNH, encoded by the coding sequence ATGGGATTATTAAAATCTTCTATCGGAAGAAAATTTGCCATGGCAATTTCCGCCTTATTTTTAATGGTATTTTTACTGCAACACTTTGCAATCAATTTAACTTCAATCTTTCCTAACGAAGGAAAAACCTTTAACGCTTTGTCTCATTTTATGGGAACAAATCCAATTGTACAATATGCAATTCAGCCAATATTACTAATTGGTGTTATATTTCACTTTGTAATGGGGTTTGTTTTAGAAGCAAAAAACTGGAGTGCACGTAAAATTAGCTATGCTAAAAATAATGGAGGCGCAAATTCTACTTGGATGAGTAGAAACATGATTTGGTCTGGTTTAGCAATTTTAGCATTTATGGTGTTACACTTTATCGATTTTTGGTTTCCAGAAATGAACACTAAATTTATTCAAGGAGATTGGTCTGGTTTACATGATGGTGAATTAAGATACTTCCACGAATTACAACACAAATTTTTAAGTCCAGCAAGAGTTGTAGCTTATGTAGTTGCATTTGTCTTTTTAGCATTGCACTTATTACACGGTTTTAACTCAGCTTTCCAATCTGTTGGAGCAAACAATAAATACACTAAAGGATTGAAAACATTTAGTAAAATTTATGCTATTGGTATTCCTGTAGGATTTATCATTATTGCATTATTTCATCACTTCAATCACTAA
- a CDS encoding glutamine--tRNA ligase/YqeY domain fusion protein — protein sequence MTEEKKPLNFLEQIIEEDLANGMPKENLRFRFPPEPNGYLHIGHTKAIGISFGLGEKYNAPVNLRFDDTNPAKEEQEYVDAIKEDIAWLGYKWENELYSSDYFQQLYDWAVLMIKDGKAYVDSQTSEAMREQKGTPTRVGTNSPFRDRSVEENLQLFQDMKDGKFNEGEHVLRAKIDMADDNMLMRDPLMYRVLYKEHHRTGKDWCIYPMYDWTHGESDYMEQVSHSLCSLEFKPHRKLYNWFRDNVYEFSKNEYPNPPKQREFSRLNLSYTVMSKRKLMKLVEQGIVSGWDDPRMPTISGLRRRGYTPAAIKSFIETVGVSKRENVIDVSLLEFKIREDLNKTAKRVMAVLDPVKVVITNYPEGDGEMLDANYNDYEEGFGTREVPFSREIYIEREDFREEANKKFFRLKLGKEVRLKNAYFITANSCTKDDDGNITEIQCTYDPLTKSGMDTEESKRKVKGTLHWVSIKHAIKAEVRVYDRLFNDEAPDGHKDKDFMEFVNPSSLETITAYLEPSLQTAKIGERFQFQRLGYFNVDNDSTAENLVFNKTVGLRDSWAKK from the coding sequence ATGACTGAAGAGAAAAAACCGCTAAATTTTTTAGAACAAATTATTGAAGAGGATTTGGCAAATGGAATGCCAAAAGAAAACTTACGTTTCCGATTTCCACCAGAACCAAACGGATATTTGCATATTGGACACACAAAAGCCATAGGAATTAGTTTTGGTTTGGGTGAAAAATACAATGCACCTGTAAATTTGCGTTTTGATGATACAAATCCTGCAAAGGAAGAGCAGGAATATGTAGATGCAATTAAGGAAGATATTGCTTGGTTGGGTTATAAGTGGGAAAACGAATTGTATTCTTCAGATTATTTTCAACAATTGTATGATTGGGCAGTTTTAATGATTAAAGACGGAAAAGCGTATGTTGATAGTCAAACTTCGGAAGCAATGCGCGAGCAAAAAGGAACACCAACTCGGGTTGGAACAAACAGTCCGTTTAGAGATCGTTCTGTGGAAGAAAACTTACAGTTATTTCAAGATATGAAAGATGGTAAGTTTAATGAAGGTGAACACGTTTTACGTGCAAAAATTGATATGGCAGATGATAATATGTTAATGAGAGATCCATTAATGTATCGTGTTTTATACAAAGAACATCATAGAACGGGTAAAGATTGGTGTATTTATCCGATGTACGATTGGACACACGGAGAGAGTGATTATATGGAGCAAGTCTCACATTCATTATGTTCTTTGGAATTTAAACCACATCGTAAACTATATAATTGGTTTCGCGATAATGTGTATGAATTTAGCAAGAATGAATACCCTAATCCGCCAAAACAACGTGAGTTTTCTCGTTTAAACTTAAGTTATACAGTAATGAGTAAACGTAAGTTGATGAAGTTGGTAGAACAAGGAATTGTTTCTGGTTGGGACGATCCAAGAATGCCAACAATTTCTGGTTTAAGACGAAGAGGTTATACACCAGCTGCAATAAAAAGTTTTATTGAAACGGTTGGAGTTTCTAAACGAGAGAATGTAATTGATGTTTCTTTATTAGAGTTTAAAATTAGAGAAGATTTAAATAAAACAGCCAAAAGAGTAATGGCGGTTTTAGATCCTGTAAAAGTTGTAATTACTAATTATCCTGAAGGAGATGGAGAAATGTTAGATGCTAATTATAACGATTACGAAGAAGGTTTTGGAACCAGAGAAGTTCCGTTTTCAAGAGAAATTTATATAGAGCGCGAAGATTTTAGAGAAGAAGCAAATAAGAAGTTTTTCCGATTGAAATTAGGGAAAGAAGTTCGTTTAAAAAACGCTTATTTTATTACAGCAAATAGTTGTACAAAAGATGATGATGGAAATATTACAGAAATACAATGTACATACGATCCGTTAACAAAATCGGGAATGGATACAGAAGAAAGCAAGCGTAAAGTAAAAGGAACTTTGCATTGGGTTTCTATAAAACATGCTATTAAAGCAGAAGTTAGAGTCTATGACAGGTTGTTTAATGATGAAGCTCCTGACGGACATAAAGACAAAGATTTTATGGAATTTGTAAATCCGAGTTCTTTAGAAACTATTACGGCGTATTTAGAGCCAAGTTTACAAACTGCTAAAATTGGTGAACGTTTTCAGTTTCAACGTCTAGGTTATTTTAATGTTGATAATGACTCAACTGCAGAAAATTTAGTATTCAATAAAACGGTTGGTTTACGAGATTCTTGGGCTAAGAAATAA
- a CDS encoding ComF family protein translates to MQLLKDFFQLFYPNLCTTCNNKLLKGETVICSFCRHDLPIINHTDYKNNSVAQTFFGRIPIEKATSFLYFRKVGKTRELIHSLKYKGNEEIGTFIGSWFGEILNESNQFSDVDYIIPVPLHKKRLQERGYNQLTKFGEALSEILNTPYNNNVLIRISSTKTQTYKQRFERFSNSQTNFTLSDFTKFKNKHVLLIDDVITTGATLESCCNELLKTENIKISIVTMAFTE, encoded by the coding sequence ATGCAACTTTTAAAAGACTTTTTCCAATTATTTTACCCTAATTTATGTACAACTTGTAATAATAAATTGTTAAAAGGAGAAACTGTAATTTGTTCTTTTTGTAGGCACGACTTGCCCATTATTAATCATACAGACTATAAAAATAATAGCGTTGCTCAAACTTTCTTTGGTAGAATTCCTATTGAAAAAGCTACTTCGTTTTTATATTTTAGAAAGGTTGGTAAAACGCGCGAGTTAATTCATTCTTTAAAATATAAAGGTAATGAAGAAATTGGCACTTTTATAGGAAGTTGGTTTGGAGAAATTTTAAATGAAAGTAATCAATTCTCTGATGTAGATTATATAATTCCAGTTCCTTTGCACAAAAAAAGATTGCAAGAGCGCGGTTATAATCAACTTACAAAATTCGGCGAAGCTTTAAGTGAAATTTTAAATACCCCGTATAACAACAACGTTTTAATCAGAATTTCTTCAACCAAAACACAAACTTACAAGCAACGTTTTGAACGATTTTCTAACTCTCAAACAAATTTTACACTCTCCGATTTTACCAAATTTAAAAACAAACACGTTTTACTAATTGATGATGTAATTACAACAGGAGCAACACTAGAAAGTTGCTGTAATGAATTGTTAAAAACAGAAAATATTAAAATAAGTATTGTTACAATGGCGTTTACAGAATGA
- a CDS encoding THC0290_0291 family protein, with protein MKSLISTLILLFSCFSLFAQKYTFDNQHLTHDIGVFTGVYAMQSDYGQRYNFQSEVGNAAMSISLVHYLTFYNRNARWNARYRLIDDIAIKTEINYMTTDNLRHHGKYVEAGGGPFSNRQKLRDMRGSVSIFNFGVSGEYHFNDLRSFSAYYSEYKWNPYVSLGIMYSMYENDLTTEHGDGDWRSDPTLLYTKWQDWRDRAVGKGSTGSAVLGAGIRYKLTERMDLSALGRWQYFFSDNVDGLNAKNRPENKYNEWAISLQVGVIWHLNFSDPLRLF; from the coding sequence TTGAAATCCCTAATTTCAACCTTAATTCTACTTTTTAGTTGCTTTAGCCTTTTTGCGCAAAAGTACACTTTCGATAACCAACACTTAACACACGATATTGGTGTGTTTACTGGTGTTTATGCTATGCAATCTGATTATGGCCAACGATATAACTTTCAAAGTGAAGTTGGTAATGCTGCAATGTCTATAAGTTTAGTTCATTACCTTACTTTTTATAATAGAAATGCGCGTTGGAATGCGCGTTATAGACTTATTGATGATATTGCCATAAAAACGGAAATCAATTATATGACAACGGATAATTTACGTCATCATGGTAAATACGTTGAAGCTGGTGGCGGTCCTTTTTCTAATAGGCAGAAGCTTAGAGACATGAGAGGTTCTGTAAGTATCTTTAATTTTGGTGTTAGTGGAGAATATCATTTTAATGATTTACGTTCATTTAGTGCTTATTATTCTGAGTATAAATGGAATCCTTATGTTAGTTTAGGTATAATGTATTCTATGTATGAAAACGATTTAACAACTGAACATGGAGATGGAGATTGGAGAAGTGACCCAACTTTATTATACACTAAGTGGCAAGATTGGAGAGATAGAGCTGTAGGTAAAGGAAGTACAGGTTCAGCTGTTTTAGGAGCTGGAATAAGATATAAATTAACCGAAAGAATGGATTTATCTGCTCTAGGGCGTTGGCAATATTTCTTTTCTGACAATGTCGATGGACTAAACGCAAAGAATCGTCCAGAAAACAAATACAATGAATGGGCAATTAGTTTACAAGTTGGTGTTATTTGGCACTTAAATTTCTCTGATCCATTACGATTATTCTAA
- a CDS encoding class I SAM-dependent methyltransferase produces the protein MTNRLKFFKEAVKSLKTSGTVTPSSRFLAKRMIAKIDFATTDVVVELGAGNGVITKQILKKLHPKATLVCFEINDNFYKDLLKIKNKQLVVLNTSAEKIEEELAKLGFSEANHIISSLPFTIIPDAISTEILEKAYKVLASKGTFMQYQYSLTYFKKLSKVFSEEIKLEFEPLNFPPAFVYRCIK, from the coding sequence TTGACAAACAGACTCAAATTTTTTAAAGAAGCCGTAAAAAGTTTAAAAACATCTGGAACGGTAACTCCAAGTTCTCGTTTTTTGGCAAAAAGAATGATTGCTAAAATAGATTTTGCAACCACAGATGTTGTTGTAGAATTAGGCGCTGGAAATGGTGTAATTACCAAACAAATCTTAAAAAAACTACACCCAAAAGCAACTTTGGTTTGTTTTGAAATTAACGATAATTTTTATAAAGATTTATTGAAGATTAAAAATAAGCAATTGGTTGTTTTAAATACTTCTGCTGAAAAAATTGAAGAAGAGTTAGCAAAACTAGGATTTTCAGAAGCAAACCATATTATTTCTAGCTTACCGTTTACTATAATTCCTGATGCCATTTCAACAGAAATTTTAGAAAAAGCGTATAAAGTTTTAGCTTCAAAAGGTACGTTTATGCAGTATCAATATTCATTAACGTATTTTAAAAAATTATCTAAAGTTTTTTCCGAAGAAATTAAATTAGAATTTGAACCACTTAACTTTCCACCAGCATTTGTTTATCGCTGTATAAAGTAA